In the Sulfurovum sp. UBA12169 genome, TTTTTCTTGTATCCGGGCAAAGCCCGTCTGCAATTCACCGCACTAACGCTTCGGCTTTGCCGAGATAAAAAATGCTTTTAAATTATAGCGTACCCTGCTCATACATTTGACGCATTTTTTCTTTCTCTTTCTCTCTTTTAAGTTTTTGAGCTGCTTTTTCTCTAAAATCAGAAACAGAAAAACCAAGCCATATTAAGAGCGGAGATGCTATAAAAATAGAAGAGTAGGTACCAACCATGATTCCTATCATCAACGTGAAACTGAATCCTTCAATGATCTCTCCCCCAAACAAAAAGAGAGTCCACACTACAAGCAGAGTCGTCAAAGAAGTAAGTGTGGTTCGTGAAAGGGTGCGTGTAACTGACTCATTGATGACTTCAGAAAGCTCTGGAGCTTTGAGTGATAAGATCTCCTCTCTGATACGGTCAAAAACGATGATTGTGTCGTTAATCGAATAACCGAGTATGGTAAGTATTGCCGCAAGGGTATCAAGATTGACTTCGATATTTAAAAGCACTATCGCACCCATAGCGATAGTCACGTCATGGGCCAAAGCAAGTACGGAAGCAAGTGCAAAGCGCCACTCAAATCTAAAGGAAACATAAATAAGAATTCCCAAAATGGCAAGCACCATTGCCATAAGTCCTTTTTCTCGAAGCTCTGATCCTACTTTTGCGCCGACCATATCCACTCTTCGCACGCTAAAAGTGCCAGTATCTTTGAGCAGCGCGGCTACTGCATCTCCCGCATCCTTGCCAAGCGACTGCGAGCTTGTTTTTGCACGGATCACGATCTCATCTTCGCTGCCAAAATAGGTTACACTTGCGCCCTCATAAGCTTTATCTGAGCTGATTGCTTTTCTTACTTCGCCAATGGGGGCTTTGCCTTCATACTGTATCTGGATCAGTGTTCCGCCTGCAAAGTCAATACCGTAATTGAACCCCTTGGTAAAAATAAGTCCAAGAGAAAGAAATACAACTACCAATGAAAGCAAACCGAAACGCTTGCTGTATTTCATCAATGCAAATGCTTTTTTATATTTAAAAACTTCCATGGCTATCTCTCCCCTGCTTTTATGCCAAACCAGAAACCAAGTTTTTTCTGGTTTATTTTAGGCAATATCCATTGATAAATGCCATGCGTACCCGCAATGGCGGTAAACATTGAAGCTAAAATACCGATACTCATCGTTAAAGCAAATCCTTTAATCGCCCCTGTACCATAAACATAAAGCACTATAGCTGCAACCAACGTTGTCACATTGGCATCCAAAATGGATGTAAAGGCATTACTATAACCATTTTCAATCGATTTTGCTACGGATTTTCCTTCGCGAAGCAACTCCCTGATGCGCTCAGAGATAATAACATTGGCATCTACCGCCATCCCTACCGTCAAAACAATACCCGCCATACCCGGAAGCGTCAACGTTGCTCCAAACAGCGACATAATCGCCAAAATCAAAAATAAATTTCCTATCAATGCGATATTGGCAACAATCCCTGCCATCCCATAATAAAACACCATAAAAATAACCACTAAAACAAATCCGAATGCCAAAGCAATAGAGCTGGCCTTGATACTGTCCGCGCCCAAGCTGGGACCGACTGATCGCTTCTCTTCTACAAAAACCGGGGCAAGCAAAGCGCCTGAACGTAGTGCAATGGCCAAATCGTGTGCTTCAGGAATTGTAAAGTTGCCTGAGATCTGCACATGACCTCCTCCGATACGCTCCCTTATAACAGGCGCCGAATAAACTTTGTCGTCCAACACAACTGCCATGCGCTTTCCAACGCTTTTGGCTGTAAAGTCTCCAAAGATTTTAGCCCCTTGCCCATTAAGCGTAAAATTGATCACGGGCTGATTGTTTTCATCAAACCCTACTTTTGCATCGATAAGCATCGAACCGTCAAGTACAGGAATCTGATGAAGCAGGTAGCGTTCAGGGGTATTGACATCGGTTAAAATCACATCCCCGTAACTTCTTGCTTCATTTTCGCTCATCGTCTCCACTCTCGCGATTCTCTCTTCATCTACAGCCATAAGCTGCAAGTGTGCCGCTCTTGCTATCAGATCACGGATACGCTGCTCGTCCTCTTGTGTTTTGATACCGGGAACCTCCACGAGGATTTTATCTTCGCCCTGTTTGGCTACCGTAGGATCTGCCAAGCCAAACTCATTGAGCCTGCCGCGGATAGTATCAACAGCCTGGCTGATCGCATTTTGCTGAGTCTGAAGCACTTCTTCTTCTGTCATCATCACAGTAAATTTTAACCCATTTTCATTCAGCACAATACCCGGGATCTCTTTTTTAAGCAATGCTTTGGCTTTTTCTATATCATCACCATCAAGAAGTTCAAACGTGATTTTTTCTCCCTCTTCTATGTGCAAACCATCAAAAATGATCTCTTCATCATCAAATGTATACTTTATGCTCGCTGCTATGGATTTCAATTTTGATTCAATGGCTATTTCACTCTTTACACCAAGAAGCATATGAAGACCGCCTTGCAAATCAAGCCCGAGGGTGATTTTTTTACCGCTTTGGCTTTGCATTAACGAAGGAATAGAAAACACTACTCCGAAAATAAGTGCAAATACAAAAAGTATTACCCTGTAATTAAGCGTTTTCATTGGCCACTTCAACCTTTTTCGCCACAAAAGCCCTATCTAGTTTGACAATGGTGTCATCATTTAGTTTGATTTTGATAAAATCTTCTTCAGGTTTTACAATCTCAGCGATAAGGCCCCCGCTGGTGATAATCTTATCGCCCTTGGCAAGGCTTTCAAGCATTTGTTTGTGTGCTTTCTGCTGTTTTTGCTGTGGTCTGATAATCAAAAAATAGAAAATCGCAAATAAAATGATCAATGGTAAAAATGAACCAATCATGCTACCTTGTTCTGCTCCCATAGGAATCCTTTTGAGTAATTTTTTTAAAATGAGCCAATATTTTAACACCTTTGTGCTAACAAGAGGCTTTTTCATAGCCTTTTTGGGATCTTTGTTTATCTACCTTGATGCGTGGGGCATTTCATCTCCCGCGCTCAATACCGTATGCGGGGTTGCAGCTCTGTATTTTCTGCTCAAAGAAGAACAAAAGGTATGGTTTTGGGCAGGATTTTTTATAGGAATCTTTTGGTTTTGGTGGATCAGTCTTAGCTTCAAACACTATGGTATGATTTGGGCAATTCCCTTTGGTATTTTGATTGTTTCGCTTATTTACGGTCTGCTCTTTTGGTCTATAGCCTTTATTGCAAATAAAATCGCTGCTTTGCTCTCTTGGAATTATGCTGTCTCTTCTTTGGCCTTCAAAACATTGGGGCTTTTAGGACTAAGCTATATTCATCCTTTCGGTTTTGACTGGCTAAAACCAGAATTGATGTTTACCAATAGTTATTTAGGGATTCACAAATGGCAATTTGCCGTCATTGTTTTGTCTTTGAGCTTTATAATACTAAAAAGGCATCCTGTCTTTTTAGTATTGATCTTTTTTTCTTATCAGTCCGTCAATCACATACCTCACAGTATTCCTTCTGACATACAGATAGTATCCACACGAGTTCCCGTAGAAGACAAATGGAAAGAGACCTTGCACTTCGGGCAGTTCAAAACTTTTTTAACATTGATAGATGAAGCGATTGATGCAAAAAAATCCCTTATCATACTGCCCGAGTCTGTATTTCCTGTTTTTCTAAATCATTCCCACGATTTGCTTGAAGAGCTGACAAAAAGAGCACAGAAGATAAACATCGTCGCAGGTGCGCTTTACTGGAACGGGAAAGTGCCTCACAACTCTGCTTATATCTTTACGAAAAACGGAGTACAAGTAGCCAACAAAGTGCTTCTGGTGCCTTTTGGCGAAAGCAATCCTTTGCCTGATTTTTTAAGCAATTGGGTCAATAAAGTCTTCTATGACGGTGCGGTGGATTATCAAGCAAGCAAAGAGATGAGCGATTATGCCATCCAAAACAGTACCTATCGCAATGCCATTTGTTTTGAAGCAACCAGCGAAAAACTCTATGAAGGAAATCCTAAACAGATGATAGTTCTAAGCAACAACGGCTGGTTTGTTCCTTCTGTTGAACCTGCACTCCAAAAGATTTTGTTACAATACTACAGCAAAAAATACGGTACCACCATCTATCATAGCGTAAATATGTCTGATGCCTATATGGTCAAAAAGGGCATAGTGACAAAGATCTAAACAATAAGACTCAATACAATAAGGAATTCTTATGAAGAGCGGTACAAAATTCTGGATACTCCCCATCAAGGGGTATCAGTACATTTCAAAAATGCTGCCGGCAAATTGCCGTTACTATCCCACCTGTTCAGAATATGCCAAATGGCAATTTGAATTCAATACTCCCCATAAGGCCCTCATGGCAAGTACATTGCGTATACTTCGCTGCAATCAGCTCTTTGCCGGAGGCATAGACTATCCGCTTATCAGCTTTATCCCTCCCAAGACACCCGTGCCACTCAAGCCGGCTCCATACACTTACAAAATCAACATACACTATTGGCTTGTGCCTAAAAATAACCAACATTACTATGTAGTTAAACAGTTCTCCTCGCGTCCAAATCCTGTCTAGACTCTCTTTTACTCATTTTTAACAAAATATGTGGCATACTCGGATCCTACTATTGCACAGAAGGATT is a window encoding:
- the yajC gene encoding preprotein translocase subunit YajC, coding for MGAEQGSMIGSFLPLIILFAIFYFLIIRPQQKQQKAHKQMLESLAKGDKIITSGGLIAEIVKPEEDFIKIKLNDDTIVKLDRAFVAKKVEVANENA
- the yidD gene encoding membrane protein insertion efficiency factor YidD, with amino-acid sequence MKSGTKFWILPIKGYQYISKMLPANCRYYPTCSEYAKWQFEFNTPHKALMASTLRILRCNQLFAGGIDYPLISFIPPKTPVPLKPAPYTYKINIHYWLVPKNNQHYYVVKQFSSRPNPV
- a CDS encoding apolipoprotein N-acyltransferase codes for the protein MSQYFNTFVLTRGFFIAFLGSLFIYLDAWGISSPALNTVCGVAALYFLLKEEQKVWFWAGFFIGIFWFWWISLSFKHYGMIWAIPFGILIVSLIYGLLFWSIAFIANKIAALLSWNYAVSSLAFKTLGLLGLSYIHPFGFDWLKPELMFTNSYLGIHKWQFAVIVLSLSFIILKRHPVFLVLIFFSYQSVNHIPHSIPSDIQIVSTRVPVEDKWKETLHFGQFKTFLTLIDEAIDAKKSLIILPESVFPVFLNHSHDLLEELTKRAQKINIVAGALYWNGKVPHNSAYIFTKNGVQVANKVLLVPFGESNPLPDFLSNWVNKVFYDGAVDYQASKEMSDYAIQNSTYRNAICFEATSEKLYEGNPKQMIVLSNNGWFVPSVEPALQKILLQYYSKKYGTTIYHSVNMSDAYMVKKGIVTKI
- the secD gene encoding protein translocase subunit SecD; translation: MKTLNYRVILFVFALIFGVVFSIPSLMQSQSGKKITLGLDLQGGLHMLLGVKSEIAIESKLKSIAASIKYTFDDEEIIFDGLHIEEGEKITFELLDGDDIEKAKALLKKEIPGIVLNENGLKFTVMMTEEEVLQTQQNAISQAVDTIRGRLNEFGLADPTVAKQGEDKILVEVPGIKTQEDEQRIRDLIARAAHLQLMAVDEERIARVETMSENEARSYGDVILTDVNTPERYLLHQIPVLDGSMLIDAKVGFDENNQPVINFTLNGQGAKIFGDFTAKSVGKRMAVVLDDKVYSAPVIRERIGGGHVQISGNFTIPEAHDLAIALRSGALLAPVFVEEKRSVGPSLGADSIKASSIALAFGFVLVVIFMVFYYGMAGIVANIALIGNLFLILAIMSLFGATLTLPGMAGIVLTVGMAVDANVIISERIRELLREGKSVAKSIENGYSNAFTSILDANVTTLVAAIVLYVYGTGAIKGFALTMSIGILASMFTAIAGTHGIYQWILPKINQKKLGFWFGIKAGER
- the secF gene encoding protein translocase subunit SecF, whose protein sequence is MEVFKYKKAFALMKYSKRFGLLSLVVVFLSLGLIFTKGFNYGIDFAGGTLIQIQYEGKAPIGEVRKAISSDKAYEGASVTYFGSEDEIVIRAKTSSQSLGKDAGDAVAALLKDTGTFSVRRVDMVGAKVGSELREKGLMAMVLAILGILIYVSFRFEWRFALASVLALAHDVTIAMGAIVLLNIEVNLDTLAAILTILGYSINDTIIVFDRIREEILSLKAPELSEVINESVTRTLSRTTLTSLTTLLVVWTLFLFGGEIIEGFSFTLMIGIMVGTYSSIFIASPLLIWLGFSVSDFREKAAQKLKREKEKEKMRQMYEQGTL